The region cggcggcggcggacgGACGGTTTCAACTTGGAAGCGAGAACAATAcaaggtagagggcggcgcgcggggaatgataaatgtggcgggtgggtggccttcaaaaagaatacggcccggccgtacatcttagaggccgcgacaatggctgaggggccgacaaccccagccattgccttgacacaggcctcgatggacatgtcggggtgggcgtagcacttaaccccgagctgccgcgtgagcaacgaaaaaggtggcagggccttgggagcggcgggggctctggcagccgccacgcccgcataggtgggccgagaaggctcTGCCACGGCAGGACGTATAAGAggagggaaaaataagggagggcagggtaggtggatggggatctaggtgctctctccccggagcgagagaggagagaggaggagcaggagggaggacgagggacaaggcacggaggggggccggtgccccagtcagggggaaagaggggagggggtgccggtgttgggggcgccggtgttgggggcagcagcagtgggtgggggactttACTCCTCCAGCCCTTTTGGGCGCAAACAGTTCAAGTCCGGGGTGTcttcaccgccgcccccccccccagatggaaaaaacagtctgaatttacttcaccccccccatccctttcAGGCACCGACCTTCTGATGATGAGGGCACCAGCCCAACCACTCAGTCCCTCGATGTTGAAACGTGCAGTCCTCCCTCCCATAgatggaaagaaaaaagaaagaaagtcactccgtgtcctctctccctccagggagagagcaccctcCAGTGGGCGGACGGACGGAagacaggcaggccagacggcaggcaggccagacgacaggcaggcaggcaggccggacagcaggcaggcaggcaggcaacagctcaccttcctcccccttcccacttTGATGCTGGAATTAACAAATTAACATTCCTGCCCGGTTCTGAcccggggacctttcgcgtgtcagGCAAACGTGACAACCACTTCACTacagaaacaacctctctgatgttggagacaggaggaagtttcagtctgtctgaagctcaatcttcattcacgcaaagcccgcgctctgatcagctggaggaccagagtccttccggtccttcaACTCTTCCTATTAATCAACACCTCAGAAGGTCAGGGGGCAGGATCTGCCCTGCAATTCGCAGCTTCCCCCtctcttggacatgcgcagtcccgggccggggggagggggagattaccgagcagcttctcgctctggccggagccgccagccggttgcctggaaaccttggctcgatgtggtgcagggggaggggaacaatgggtgggggtggggctcccgggtccgtgcGCCCGGGCCTGAGCACTGGAACccagagacgtcaccgcggagcagagtgattcctattggctgattcaggcaggactccattgtgacatcacaaaggggaagttggccaatgatgatgtaatttaaacaatgcctgagatcacttcacttcttggtcagacccccttttcagtccagtgctacttggagtttaccgtcaattcaacaactattgggttacaagtccctcacagttctgatcacaacttcatgataaaataatttaaataatgcatGAGAACGCTTCTTACCGGACTACCTACcactggtcagaccccctttttacagattcgggaatctcagccactgaacaccagccggtcctggaataagtttcattctcactcattctgagtaaatattctcaccaggtcctctgtcaggaccctgctaagcagctttaatggttcatgattgcagaaactgagcagtcacaggaatgtggtcaagatagtccagtcccataatgccgcacatttaatctgcagtccttcagttataacagaatatgtggctgtatgtagccgcctcggccacgatcagcgccaacactgccttcctgaactgctataaTGCCGAAGGTGtaagtatacccacagtgctgttagggagggatttccagctacacattccacactTCCTCTCGACTGTGGGTGGATACGCGATTGAGACATTTCATTCAACTGCACTCAAGCTGAgttattcaaatccctttattgtacgggacaatatattcatgatttctttaaaacagaaattaaacattcccatttgatttcaggtattaacatattctgttagtttgttctttattgtcaatgtcaggctagggttgttccccttggagcaaggaGGTTGAGggtagatttgatagaggtggacaagattctgacaggtttagataagatggacaaagaaaagctgttcccattagctgacgagagaaggacgagggggacacagatttatggttttgggtcagagaggaaggggggatgtgaggaagaatattttgatgcagtgaatggtaatgacctggaactcgctgcctacgagggtggaggaagtggagacaataaacaattacaaaggaaattggatgagcatttgggaagtttcaaacagaaatagtaactcttaacttcctcacaccctgtcactctgtgatccgtgtgaaatctgaaaccaggtattcgcaacaagactcaaagagcatcagcccactggaggcaaagtcatgagaccggccagtccagcagaaagaaaccctccgaccctccccattgaccaactgtgagaatgaacaaaatgcagtcctggatgtaattgagagcagaaacaataacagcagaatccaacccctgaaATCACTCATGAGCattttggtgtctcagcagggcggatgaaactctgaaacccttcccacactgagagcaggtgaatggtctctccccagtgtgaactcgctggtgtgtccgcagggtggataattgactgaaccccttcccacactgagagcaggtgaacggtctctccccagtgtgaactcgctggtgagtccgcagggtgaataaatcagtgaatcccttcccacactgagagcaggtgaacggtctctccccagtatgaaggcgctggtgcgtctgcaggttagataattgactgaaccccttcccgcactgagagcaggtgaacggtctctccccagtgtgaactcgctggtgcttctgcaggttggataattgactgaaccccttctcacactga is a window of Mustelus asterias unplaced genomic scaffold, sMusAst1.hap1.1 HAP1_SCAFFOLD_1290, whole genome shotgun sequence DNA encoding:
- the LOC144488106 gene encoding uncharacterized protein LOC144488106 — its product is MEKPWKCGDCGKRYRAPSELEDHRHSHTGERPFTCSQCGEGFTRVSQLQRHQRAHTGERPFTCSQCGKGFTRVSQLQRHQRVHTGERPFTCSQCEKGFSQLSNLQKHQRVHTGERPFTCSQCGKGFSQLSNLQTHQRLHTGERPFTCSQCGKGFTDLFTLRTHQRVHTGERPFTCSQCGKGFSQLSTLRTHQRVHTGERPFTCSQCGKGFRVSSALLRHQNAHE